The Penaeus chinensis breed Huanghai No. 1 chromosome 39, ASM1920278v2, whole genome shotgun sequence genome has a segment encoding these proteins:
- the LOC125046678 gene encoding mucin-5AC-like isoform X2 encodes MYWRVHYISRSFGSPSQSSCSESGEGTMSLTIFPLLCALLALGNAAPQAESGPLPYESPPYPPPLSPSYPLASPISTPYPNTYPPSYPCTQKLTMLCTKTFHVPCTYQVPFTAIQQVPVVCRREMQALATYQAPAIATYHAPVTATYQAPATTAYNAEATATYQAPATTLYKALVTAEFHAPVTAVYYVPGTAVYHVPATATYHSPSTATYHTPATATYYAPATAMYHTPATATYHAPTTTTYQAPVTATYQTPGIALYQTHGVATVPAAYVHNGIWPFGHQASPYAPNVAYGKKR; translated from the exons ATGTATTGGCGTGTGCACTATATAAGTCGTTCGTTTGGCTCCCCTAGTCAATCGTCCTGCTCAGAGTCGGGAGAGGGAACGATGTCGCTGACGATT TTTCCACTATTGTGTGCGCTCTTAGCCTTGGGAAATGCAGCGCCGCAAGCAGAGTCAGGTCCCCTCCCTTACGAAtcacctccttatcctcctcctctctctccttcgtatccCTTAGCTAGTCCTATATCAACACCTTACCCTAATACAtaccctccttcttatccttgcACGCAAAAGCTGACTATGCTCTGCACGAAGACATTTCATGTCCCGTGTACTTACCAAGTGCCTTTCACGGCTATTCAACAAGTCCCCGTTGTATGCAGACGCGAAATGCAAGCCCTTGCTACGTATCAAGCTCCTGCCATAGCTACGTACCATGCCCCTGTGACGGCTACGTACCAGGCCCCTGCTACAACTGCCTATAACGCCGAAGCCACAGCCACGTATCAGGCACCCGCGACGACGTTGTACAAAGCCCTCGTGACGGCTGAGTTCCATGCCCCCGTCACAGCCGTGTATTACGTCCCTGGAACCGCTGTGTATCACGTCCCTGCCACGGCCACGTATCATTCTCCCTCCACAGCCACGTATCATACTCCAGCCACAGCCACGTACTATGCCCCTGCCACAGCCATGTACCATACCCCTGCAACAGCCACATACCATGCCCCAACCACGACCACGTACCAGGCTCCAGTCACAGCGACGTACCAGACTCCTGGAATAGCCTTGTATCAAACCCACGGTGTAGCCACTGTCCCCGCAGCTTATGTGCACAACGGGATCTGGCCTTTTGGCCACCAAGCATCACCTTACGCGCCTAATGTGGCGTACGGGAAGAAGCGCTGA
- the LOC125046504 gene encoding putative protein TPRXL has translation MSKASESAMSESSTSEPTVSETSESTMSKASESAMSESSTSEPTVSETSESTMSKASESAMSESSTSEPTVSETSESTMSKASESAMSESSTSEPTVSETSESTMSKASESAMSESSTSEPTVSETSESTMSKASESAMSESSTSEPTVSETSESTMSKASESAMSESSTSEPTVSETSESTMSKASESAMSESSTSEPTVSETSESTMSKASESAMSESSTSEPTVSETSESTMSKASESAMSESSTSEPTVSETSESTMSKASESAMSESSTSEPTVSETSESTMSKASESAMSESSTSEPTVSETSESTMSKASESAILHE, from the exons ATGTCCAAAGCCTCCGAATCCGccatgtccgaatcctccacgtccgaaccCACCGTGTCCGAAACCTCCGAATCCACCATGTCCAAAGCCTCCGAATCCGccatgtccgaatcctccacgtccgaaccCACCGTGTCCGAAACCTCCGAATCCACCATGTCCAAAGCCTCCGAATCCGccatgtccgaatcctccacgtccgaaccCACCGTGTCCGAAACCTCCGAATCCACCATGTCCAAAGCCTCCGAATCCGccatgtccgaatcctccacgtccgaaccCACCGTGTCCGAAACCTCCGAATCCACCATGTCCAAAGCCTCCGAATCCGccatgtccgaatcctccacgtccgaaccCACCGTGTCCGAAACCTCCGAATCCACCATGTCCAAAGCCTCCGAATCCGccatgtccgaatcctccacgtccgaaccCACCGTGTCCGAAACCTCCGAATCCACCATGTCCAAAGCCTCCGAATCCGccatgtccgaatcctccacgtccgaaccCACCGTGTCCGAAACCTCCGAATCCACCATGTCCAAAGCCTCCGAATCCGccatgtccgaatcctccacgtccgaaccCACCGTGTCCGAAACCTCCGAATCCACCATGTCCAAAGCCTCCGAATCCGccatgtccgaatcctccacgtccgaaccCACCGTGTCCGAAACCTCCGAATCCACCATGTCCAAAGCCTCCGAATCCGccatgtccgaatcctccacgtccgaaccCACCGTGTCCGAAACCTCCGAATCCACCATGTCCAAAGCCTCCGAATCCGccatgtccgaatcctccacgtccgaaccCACCGTGTCCGAAACCTCCGAATCCACCATGTCCAAAGCCTCCGAATCCGccatgtccgaatcctccacgtccgaaccCACCGTGTCCGAAACCTCCGAATCCACCATGTCCAAAGCCTCCGAATCCGCCAT TTTACatgaataa
- the LOC125046505 gene encoding abscisic acid and environmental stress-inducible protein-like: MKLLLPPFTSQLHPLPLRELQHGTEGEAGLVYNGLTGRPPSVSTLGSDFMMIFKALFALLVLVALVGANPLPGKFLFRGYGGCGKCGGKGGFGGGGYGGGGFGHGGGGYGGGGFGHGGGGYGGGGFGHGGGGYGGGGFGHGGGGYGGGGFGHGGGGYGGGGFGHGGGGYGGGGYGGYGR; encoded by the exons ATgaagctcctcctccctccattcacctctcaacttcacccccttcctcttcgggAATTGCAACACGGGACCGAAGGCGAGGCCGGGTTGGTATATAACGGGCTAACGGGGAGACCTCCTTCAGTCTCGACGCTGGGGAGTGATTTCATGATGATATTCAAGGCG CTGTTTGCACTTCTTGTCCTTGTGGCTCTAGTCGGAGCCAATCCACTGCCCGGTAAATTCCTGTTCCGTGGCTATGGCGGCTGCGGAAAATGTGGAGGAAAGGGCGGATTCGGCGGTGGCGGTTACGGCGgcggaggattcggacacggcggCGGAGGATACGGCGGTGGTGGATTCGGACACGGCGGTGGCGGTTATGGCGgcggaggattcggacacg GCGGTGGTGGCTACGGTGgcggaggattcggacacggcggCGGAGGATACGGCGGCGGTGGATTCGGACACGGCGGTGGTGGCTACGGCGGCGGTGGATTCGGACACGGCGGCGGAGGATATGGCGGAGGCGGATACGGCGGTTATGGCCGCTGA
- the LOC125046678 gene encoding extensin-1-like isoform X3, with protein MLCTKTFHVPCTYQVPFTAIQQVPVVCRREMQALATYQAPAIATYHAPVTATYQAPATTAYNAEATATYQAPATTLYKALVTAEFHAPVTAVYYVPGTAVYHVPATATYHSPSTATYHTPATATYYAPATAMYHTPATATYHAPTTTTYQAPVTATYQTPGIALYQTHGVATVPAAYVHNGIWPFGHQASPYAPNVAYGKKR; from the coding sequence ATGCTCTGCACGAAGACATTTCATGTCCCGTGTACTTACCAAGTGCCTTTCACGGCTATTCAACAAGTCCCCGTTGTATGCAGACGCGAAATGCAAGCCCTTGCTACGTATCAAGCTCCTGCCATAGCTACGTACCATGCCCCTGTGACGGCTACGTACCAGGCCCCTGCTACAACTGCCTATAACGCCGAAGCCACAGCCACGTATCAGGCACCCGCGACGACGTTGTACAAAGCCCTCGTGACGGCTGAGTTCCATGCCCCCGTCACAGCCGTGTATTACGTCCCTGGAACCGCTGTGTATCACGTCCCTGCCACGGCCACGTATCATTCTCCCTCCACAGCCACGTATCATACTCCAGCCACAGCCACGTACTATGCCCCTGCCACAGCCATGTACCATACCCCTGCAACAGCCACATACCATGCCCCAACCACGACCACGTACCAGGCTCCAGTCACAGCGACGTACCAGACTCCTGGAATAGCCTTGTATCAAACCCACGGTGTAGCCACTGTCCCCGCAGCTTATGTGCACAACGGGATCTGGCCTTTTGGCCACCAAGCATCACCTTACGCGCCTAATGTGGCGTACGGGAAGAAGCGCTGA
- the LOC125046678 gene encoding extensin-1-like isoform X1 has product MYWRVHYISRSFGSPSQSSCSESGEGTMSLTIQFPLLCALLALGNAAPQAESGPLPYESPPYPPPLSPSYPLASPISTPYPNTYPPSYPCTQKLTMLCTKTFHVPCTYQVPFTAIQQVPVVCRREMQALATYQAPAIATYHAPVTATYQAPATTAYNAEATATYQAPATTLYKALVTAEFHAPVTAVYYVPGTAVYHVPATATYHSPSTATYHTPATATYYAPATAMYHTPATATYHAPTTTTYQAPVTATYQTPGIALYQTHGVATVPAAYVHNGIWPFGHQASPYAPNVAYGKKR; this is encoded by the exons ATGTATTGGCGTGTGCACTATATAAGTCGTTCGTTTGGCTCCCCTAGTCAATCGTCCTGCTCAGAGTCGGGAGAGGGAACGATGTCGCTGACGATT CAGTTTCCACTATTGTGTGCGCTCTTAGCCTTGGGAAATGCAGCGCCGCAAGCAGAGTCAGGTCCCCTCCCTTACGAAtcacctccttatcctcctcctctctctccttcgtatccCTTAGCTAGTCCTATATCAACACCTTACCCTAATACAtaccctccttcttatccttgcACGCAAAAGCTGACTATGCTCTGCACGAAGACATTTCATGTCCCGTGTACTTACCAAGTGCCTTTCACGGCTATTCAACAAGTCCCCGTTGTATGCAGACGCGAAATGCAAGCCCTTGCTACGTATCAAGCTCCTGCCATAGCTACGTACCATGCCCCTGTGACGGCTACGTACCAGGCCCCTGCTACAACTGCCTATAACGCCGAAGCCACAGCCACGTATCAGGCACCCGCGACGACGTTGTACAAAGCCCTCGTGACGGCTGAGTTCCATGCCCCCGTCACAGCCGTGTATTACGTCCCTGGAACCGCTGTGTATCACGTCCCTGCCACGGCCACGTATCATTCTCCCTCCACAGCCACGTATCATACTCCAGCCACAGCCACGTACTATGCCCCTGCCACAGCCATGTACCATACCCCTGCAACAGCCACATACCATGCCCCAACCACGACCACGTACCAGGCTCCAGTCACAGCGACGTACCAGACTCCTGGAATAGCCTTGTATCAAACCCACGGTGTAGCCACTGTCCCCGCAGCTTATGTGCACAACGGGATCTGGCCTTTTGGCCACCAAGCATCACCTTACGCGCCTAATGTGGCGTACGGGAAGAAGCGCTGA